The following proteins are co-located in the Pseudomonas sp. ATCC 13867 genome:
- a CDS encoding cation diffusion facilitator family transporter → MITHASHSQLLRLATFASLGVAITLVVAKAIAWWFSGSVSLLAGLTDSLLDGAASFLNLLAVHYAIRPADDDHRYGHGKAESLSGLAQALFIAVSAVLVGTQAIDRLQHPQPVEAAGWGIAVMALSLALTAALLMVQGYVVRITGSNAIRADSLHYRSDLLLNSSILVALLLAQFGWQQMDAIFGLGIALYILWSSFQIARESVAVLMDEELPPDVSTRMLELVREVPGVLGAHDLRTRISGTHWFVQLHLELPGELTLSKAHRLCDEAVLAIHKEFPRAEVLVHADPQEVVGKETIS, encoded by the coding sequence ATGATCACCCACGCCAGCCACTCCCAACTACTGCGGCTGGCGACCTTCGCGTCGCTCGGCGTGGCCATCACCCTGGTGGTGGCCAAGGCCATCGCCTGGTGGTTCAGCGGTTCGGTCAGCCTGCTCGCCGGCCTGACCGACTCGCTGCTCGACGGCGCCGCCTCCTTCCTCAATCTGCTGGCGGTGCACTACGCCATCCGCCCGGCGGACGACGACCACCGCTACGGCCACGGCAAGGCCGAATCCCTCTCGGGGCTGGCCCAGGCGTTGTTCATCGCGGTCAGTGCGGTGCTGGTCGGCACCCAGGCCATCGACCGCCTGCAGCACCCGCAGCCGGTGGAGGCCGCCGGCTGGGGCATCGCGGTGATGGCGCTGTCCCTGGCGCTCACCGCCGCCCTGCTGATGGTGCAGGGCTATGTGGTGAGGATCACCGGCTCCAATGCCATCCGCGCGGACTCGCTGCACTACCGCTCGGACCTGCTGCTCAACAGCAGCATCCTGGTCGCCCTGCTGCTGGCGCAATTCGGCTGGCAGCAGATGGACGCCATCTTCGGCCTGGGCATTGCGCTGTACATCCTCTGGAGTTCCTTCCAGATCGCCCGCGAATCCGTCGCGGTGCTGATGGACGAGGAACTGCCGCCGGACGTCAGCACGCGCATGCTCGAACTGGTGCGCGAGGTGCCCGGCGTGCTCGGCGCCCACGACCTGCGCACGCGGATTTCCGGCACCCACTGGTTCGTCCAGCTGCACCTGGAGCTGCCCGGCGAGCTGACGCTGTCCAAGGCGCATCGGCTGTGCGACGAAGCGGTGCTGGCGATCCACAAGGAGTTCCCGCGGGCCGAGGTGCTGGTGCACGCCGACCCGCAGGAAGTGGTGGG
- a CDS encoding DinB family protein yields the protein MHGALATHLRQLLVYHQWAYERILEAVAPLDETAYRAPRGLFFGSLHDTLNHLAVVDRIWFARVQREPWQFERLDAEAAPDRAGLEAFLKEGVDAWRLWLDKQTDATLGSQLDYRNMAGQVHRQSLANIVQHLVNHGTHHRGQMSAALTAIGQKAPLLDYIYFLPNRMDT from the coding sequence ATGCACGGCGCTCTCGCGACACATCTTCGGCAACTCCTGGTGTACCACCAGTGGGCCTACGAACGCATCCTGGAGGCCGTGGCGCCCCTGGATGAGACGGCCTATCGCGCGCCGCGCGGGCTGTTCTTCGGCAGCCTGCACGACACCCTCAATCACCTGGCGGTGGTCGATCGCATCTGGTTCGCCCGTGTGCAACGAGAGCCCTGGCAGTTCGAACGCCTGGACGCCGAGGCGGCGCCCGATCGCGCCGGCCTCGAGGCCTTCCTCAAGGAGGGCGTCGACGCCTGGCGGCTGTGGCTCGACAAACAGACCGACGCCACCCTCGGCAGCCAACTGGACTACCGCAACATGGCCGGCCAGGTGCACCGCCAGAGCCTGGCCAACATCGTCCAGCACCTAGTCAACCACGGCACCCACCACCGTGGCCAGATGAGCGCAGCGCTGACCGCCATCGGCCAGAAGGCGCCGCTGCTGGATTACATCTACTTCCTACCCAATCGCATGGACACATGA
- the hrpB gene encoding ATP-dependent helicase HrpB produces MNLLPIDSVLPELRQALAARHEVVLEAPPGAGKTTRVPLALLDEPWLAGQSILMLEPRRLAARAAAERLAAERGERVGETVGYRIRLDSRVGPKTRIEVVTEGILARRLQDDPALEGVGLVIFDEFHERSLDADLALALTLNGRALLRDEPPLKVLVMSATLDGERLSALLEEAPVVRSDGRMFPVDIRWGRPWQTGEFIEPRVVQTVQQALADESGSLLVFLPGQAEIRRVAEQLGEALAGRPEILICPLHGELDLDAQRAAIEPAPTGKRKVVLATNIAETSLTIDGVRVVVDAGLARVPRFDPGSGMTRLDTQRISRASATQRAGRAGRLEPGACYRLWSEAQHEQLPAYGTAEILQADLAGLALQLARWGVAPQELAWLDLPPAAAYAQALDLLERLGALASRAGGGSLTPHGQAMAELPAHPRIAHLLLRGHALGLGALACDLAALLGERDILRGNDADLHHRIALLAGEQNGPRASRGTVQRVRQLSRQFKGYLRGPAREPVSDPDHPRWLGGLLAFAYPDRIARQRRAGGGEYRLANGRAALFGEPDALMKEPWLVIADLGSRQGQREERIYLAAALEPALFESILAEQVSVHDELDWDEREGVLRAERQRKVGELVLASEALPSLDEEARSRALLGLVRRKGLELLPWTPELRQWQARVALLRRLDLESKGESEWPDVSDAALLDSLEDWLLPYLGKVSRLAHFANLELAGILHSVLPWPLPQRLDELAPRTLQVPSGSNIRLDYSEFPPVLAVRLQELFGLADTPRIAGGRLAVKLHLLSPAQRPVQVTQDLANFWRSTYAEVKKDLKGRYPKHYWPDDPLIAEPTARAKPRKV; encoded by the coding sequence ATGAACCTCCTTCCCATCGACAGCGTCCTTCCCGAGCTGCGCCAGGCCCTGGCCGCTCGCCACGAGGTGGTGCTGGAAGCGCCGCCCGGCGCGGGCAAGACCACCCGGGTGCCGCTGGCGCTGCTCGATGAGCCGTGGCTGGCCGGGCAATCGATCCTGATGCTGGAGCCGCGCCGCCTTGCCGCCCGCGCCGCCGCCGAGCGCCTGGCCGCCGAACGGGGTGAGAGGGTGGGTGAAACGGTGGGCTACCGCATCCGCCTGGACAGCAGGGTCGGCCCGAAGACCCGCATCGAAGTGGTCACCGAAGGCATCCTCGCCCGTCGCCTGCAGGACGACCCGGCGCTGGAGGGCGTCGGCCTGGTGATCTTCGACGAGTTTCATGAGCGCAGCCTCGACGCGGACCTCGCCCTGGCGCTGACGCTGAACGGCCGCGCGCTGCTGCGCGACGAGCCGCCGCTGAAGGTGTTGGTGATGTCGGCGACGCTGGACGGCGAGCGCCTGTCCGCGTTGCTCGAGGAGGCGCCGGTGGTGCGCAGCGACGGCCGCATGTTCCCGGTGGATATCCGCTGGGGGCGCCCCTGGCAGACTGGCGAGTTCATCGAGCCGCGGGTGGTGCAGACGGTGCAGCAGGCGCTGGCCGACGAGTCTGGCAGCCTGCTGGTGTTCCTGCCCGGCCAGGCGGAGATTCGCCGGGTCGCCGAGCAACTGGGCGAAGCGTTGGCCGGGCGCCCGGAAATCCTCATCTGCCCCCTGCACGGCGAACTCGATCTCGATGCCCAGCGCGCCGCCATCGAGCCGGCGCCGACGGGCAAGCGCAAGGTGGTGCTGGCCACCAATATCGCCGAGACCAGCCTGACCATCGACGGCGTGCGCGTCGTGGTGGATGCCGGGCTGGCGCGGGTGCCGCGCTTCGATCCGGGCAGCGGCATGACCCGCCTGGACACCCAGCGCATCTCCCGCGCCTCCGCCACCCAGCGCGCCGGTCGCGCCGGGCGCCTGGAGCCGGGCGCCTGCTACCGGCTGTGGTCGGAAGCGCAACATGAGCAGTTACCGGCCTATGGCACGGCGGAAATCCTCCAGGCCGACCTTGCCGGTCTCGCTTTGCAGTTGGCGCGCTGGGGCGTGGCCCCGCAGGAGCTGGCCTGGCTCGACCTGCCGCCCGCCGCCGCTTATGCCCAGGCCCTCGACCTGCTGGAGCGCCTGGGCGCGCTGGCTTCCCGCGCCGGTGGCGGCAGCCTGACGCCCCACGGCCAGGCGATGGCCGAACTGCCGGCGCACCCGCGCATCGCGCACCTGCTGCTGCGCGGTCACGCACTCGGGCTGGGCGCGCTGGCCTGCGACCTCGCCGCGCTGCTCGGCGAGCGTGACATCCTGCGCGGCAACGACGCCGACCTGCACCACCGCATCGCCCTGCTGGCCGGCGAGCAGAACGGTCCGCGCGCCAGTCGTGGCACGGTGCAGCGGGTGCGCCAGCTGTCGCGGCAGTTCAAGGGGTACTTGCGCGGCCCGGCCCGCGAGCCGGTGAGCGATCCCGATCATCCGCGCTGGCTGGGCGGTCTGCTGGCGTTCGCCTATCCGGACCGCATCGCCCGCCAGCGCCGTGCCGGCGGCGGCGAGTACCGCCTGGCCAATGGCCGCGCCGCGCTGTTCGGCGAGCCGGACGCGCTGATGAAGGAGCCCTGGCTGGTGATCGCCGACCTCGGCAGCCGCCAGGGCCAGCGCGAGGAGCGCATCTATCTGGCGGCGGCGCTGGAGCCGGCGCTGTTCGAATCGATCCTGGCCGAGCAGGTCAGCGTCCACGACGAGCTGGACTGGGACGAGCGCGAAGGCGTGCTGCGTGCCGAGCGCCAGCGCAAGGTCGGCGAGCTGGTGCTGGCCAGCGAAGCCTTGCCCTCGCTCGACGAGGAAGCGCGCAGCCGTGCGTTGCTCGGCCTGGTGCGGCGCAAGGGCCTGGAGTTGCTGCCGTGGACGCCGGAGCTGCGCCAGTGGCAGGCGCGGGTCGCGTTGCTGCGCAGACTGGACCTGGAGAGCAAGGGCGAAAGCGAGTGGCCGGACGTCAGCGATGCCGCGCTACTGGACTCGCTGGAGGACTGGCTGCTGCCGTACCTGGGCAAGGTTTCGCGGCTGGCGCATTTCGCCAACCTGGAGCTGGCCGGGATTCTCCACAGTGTGCTGCCCTGGCCGCTGCCGCAACGATTGGACGAGCTGGCGCCGCGTACCTTGCAGGTGCCGTCCGGCTCGAACATCCGCCTGGACTACAGCGAGTTCCCGCCGGTGCTCGCCGTGCGCCTGCAGGAGCTGTTCGGGCTGGCCGACACCCCGCGTATCGCCGGCGGCCGGCTGGCGGTGAAGCTGCACCTGTTGTCGCCGGCGCAACGGCCGGTGCAGGTGACCCAGGATCTGGCCAACTTCTGGCGCAGCACCTATGCGGAGGTGAAGAAGGACCTGAAGGGGCGCTATCCCAAGCATTACTGGCCGGATGATCCGCTGATCGCCGAGCCGACGGCGCGGGCGAAGCCGCGCAAGGTGTGA
- a CDS encoding substrate-binding periplasmic protein has translation MLLRRIAWLIAMLFCLQASARDNPGLADRLPHPLPVLDVGYYEFPPYTYTAPDGSTRGSGAEMVRRILLKAGYRARFRSLPSARLYLGLQDGSVQLWAGAPGKPELVGSTLECERTLGHADLNLYRLPSHDAPQLPQGLAGSRIILISGYSYWKPITDMLDDPHLKLELHRTSTHVAALQMLDRQRGDYLIDYQAPVEQARRELGMAPLAFDRLYSVPTKLIVSRRAPHAEALRAQLDRAYDELKAAGYEMELP, from the coding sequence ATGCTCCTTCGCCGTATCGCCTGGCTGATCGCCATGCTGTTCTGCCTCCAGGCCAGTGCCCGTGACAACCCCGGCCTGGCCGACCGCCTGCCGCACCCGCTGCCGGTGCTGGATGTCGGTTACTACGAATTTCCGCCCTACACCTACACCGCCCCCGACGGCAGCACCCGCGGCAGCGGCGCCGAGATGGTCCGGCGCATCCTGCTCAAGGCCGGCTACCGCGCCCGCTTCCGCTCGCTGCCCAGCGCGCGCCTGTACCTCGGCCTGCAGGACGGCAGCGTACAGCTATGGGCCGGCGCCCCCGGCAAGCCCGAGCTGGTTGGCAGCACCCTGGAGTGCGAGCGCACGCTCGGCCACGCCGACCTCAACCTCTACCGCCTGCCCTCGCACGATGCGCCACAACTGCCGCAGGGACTGGCTGGCAGCCGGATCATCCTGATCAGCGGCTACAGCTACTGGAAACCGATCACCGACATGCTGGACGACCCGCACCTGAAACTGGAACTGCACCGCACCAGCACCCACGTGGCGGCGCTGCAGATGCTCGACCGCCAGCGCGGCGACTACCTGATCGACTACCAGGCGCCCGTGGAACAGGCCCGCCGCGAACTGGGGATGGCGCCGCTGGCCTTCGACCGGCTGTACAGCGTGCCGACCAAACTCATCGTCTCCCGCCGCGCGCCCCATGCCGAGGCGCTGCGCGCACAGCTCGACCGCGCCTACGACGAGTTGAAGGCGGCGGGATATGAGATGGAGTTGCCGTAA
- a CDS encoding endonuclease/exonuclease/phosphatase family protein, translated as MNLSLPRRVLFLLLIVLLLAATVGAWLLAWRPAEREPVAAQCRSPAPQLQPGQALKVMTWNVQYLAGKRYIFWDDLPDTTGPDDKPSAEDIAYSLDEVVRVIRDEAPDIVLLQEVDDGAAATGKQDQQALLGDRLTDLYPCSTAAFDWKAHFDPNPHVFGSAGRKLVTFSRFQISGGERIALPQRASIPLLRLFAPQPALLQSELPIRGGGRLTVINTRLERPNGDDTPQRQVEALEAHLSRLQAAGQPWLLGGDLGLLPLGQYPYLPDVLRAPYRANSELNLLAARFPVIPAVQESSGAEQEQWYTHFPNDPRVHNPDRTLDYLFYSSRLNRIDAGVRRNDTLRISNHLPLNGRFLLPH; from the coding sequence ATGAACCTCTCGTTGCCGCGTCGCGTCCTGTTCCTGCTGCTCATCGTCCTGCTGCTCGCCGCGACCGTCGGCGCCTGGCTGCTGGCCTGGCGTCCCGCCGAGCGGGAGCCGGTGGCCGCGCAATGCCGCTCCCCGGCGCCGCAGCTGCAACCGGGGCAGGCACTGAAGGTGATGACCTGGAACGTCCAGTACCTGGCCGGCAAGCGCTACATCTTCTGGGACGACCTGCCCGACACCACCGGACCGGACGACAAGCCCAGCGCCGAAGACATCGCCTACAGCCTCGACGAAGTGGTACGGGTGATCCGCGACGAAGCGCCGGACATCGTGCTGCTGCAGGAAGTCGACGATGGCGCGGCGGCCACCGGCAAGCAGGACCAGCAGGCCCTGCTCGGCGACCGCCTGACCGACCTCTACCCCTGCTCCACCGCCGCCTTCGACTGGAAGGCGCACTTCGATCCCAACCCCCACGTGTTCGGCAGCGCCGGGCGCAAGCTGGTGACCTTCAGCCGCTTCCAGATCAGCGGCGGCGAACGCATCGCCCTGCCGCAGCGCGCGTCGATCCCGCTGCTGCGCCTGTTCGCGCCGCAGCCGGCCTTGTTGCAGAGCGAGTTGCCGATCCGCGGCGGCGGCCGGCTCACGGTGATCAATACCCGACTGGAGCGCCCGAACGGCGACGACACCCCGCAGCGCCAGGTCGAAGCCCTGGAAGCCCACCTCAGCCGCCTGCAGGCCGCCGGCCAGCCGTGGCTGCTCGGGGGCGATCTCGGCCTGCTGCCGCTGGGCCAGTACCCCTACCTGCCCGACGTGCTGCGCGCGCCCTACCGCGCCAACAGCGAGCTGAACCTGCTGGCGGCGCGTTTCCCGGTGATCCCGGCGGTGCAGGAATCCAGCGGCGCCGAGCAGGAACAGTGGTACACCCACTTCCCCAACGACCCGCGCGTGCACAACCCCGACCGCACCCTCGACTACCTGTTCTACAGCTCCCGGCTGAACCGCATCGACGCGGGTGTGCGGCGCAACGATACCCTGCGCATCTCCAACCACCTGCCGCTCAACGGGCGCTTCCTGCTGCCACACTGA
- a CDS encoding CDGSH iron-sulfur domain-containing protein, which translates to MTEALIAQRGPYAVEVHAGEGYFWCRCGRSASQPFCDGSHKGTGLLPLKYHAERDELLFFCGCKHSHTPPCCDGTHASL; encoded by the coding sequence ATGACCGAGGCCTTGATAGCCCAGCGCGGACCCTATGCGGTGGAGGTCCACGCCGGCGAAGGCTATTTCTGGTGCCGCTGCGGCCGCAGCGCCAGCCAGCCGTTCTGCGACGGCTCGCACAAGGGCACCGGCCTGCTGCCATTGAAGTACCACGCCGAGCGGGACGAGCTGCTGTTCTTCTGCGGCTGCAAGCACAGCCACACGCCGCCGTGCTGCGACGGGACCCACGCGTCCCTCTGA
- a CDS encoding SDR family oxidoreductase, which produces MPRKFFTRQAYRHKVVLVTGGCSGIGRALALRFAQAGSHLVILDLDQAALDSLVQHLREHLNVEALGLRCDIADPEAVRQSVALAIERFGGLDVLVNNAGITHRSLFADTELAVFQRVMAVNFYGALHCTQAALPSLLARRGQIVVLSSLTGFAPLLYRSAYNASKHALHGLFDTLRMELEGTGVAITLACPGFTATDLRKNALVGDGSVIRQPAVVLGAEVASPRDVAEAIYQAALRRRRLLVLSNVNWRARILARFFPRLFEKLLVPKMSGLKPGH; this is translated from the coding sequence ATGCCGCGCAAATTCTTCACCCGCCAGGCCTATCGGCACAAGGTGGTGCTGGTCACCGGCGGCTGCTCGGGGATCGGCCGCGCCCTGGCGTTGCGCTTCGCCCAGGCCGGTTCGCACCTGGTGATCCTCGACCTCGACCAGGCGGCGCTGGACAGCCTGGTGCAGCACCTGCGCGAGCACCTGAACGTCGAGGCGCTTGGTCTGCGCTGCGACATCGCCGACCCCGAGGCGGTGCGTCAATCAGTGGCGCTGGCCATCGAACGCTTCGGTGGCCTCGACGTGCTGGTGAATAACGCTGGCATTACCCACCGCAGCCTGTTCGCCGATACCGAGCTTGCGGTGTTCCAGCGGGTCATGGCGGTGAATTTCTATGGCGCGCTGCACTGCACCCAGGCGGCGCTGCCCAGCCTGCTGGCGCGGCGCGGGCAGATCGTCGTGCTCAGCTCGCTGACCGGCTTCGCGCCCTTGCTCTACCGCAGCGCCTACAACGCCAGCAAGCATGCCTTGCACGGGCTGTTCGACACACTGCGGATGGAGCTGGAAGGCACGGGTGTGGCGATCACCCTGGCCTGCCCCGGCTTCACCGCCACCGACCTGCGCAAGAACGCGCTGGTGGGCGACGGCTCGGTGATTCGTCAGCCGGCGGTGGTGCTGGGCGCCGAGGTGGCCTCGCCGCGCGACGTGGCCGAGGCGATCTACCAGGCCGCGCTGCGCCGCAGGCGGTTGCTGGTGCTGTCCAACGTCAACTGGCGGGCGCGGATCCTGGCGCGCTTCTTCCCGCGGCTGTTCGAGAAGCTGCTGGTGCCGAAGATGTCGGGGCTCAAACCCGGGCATTAG
- a CDS encoding VOC family protein, protein MSDQPSYPPSCISHISIGTNDFARARAFYDAVLPALGCRTIMQHPGAVAYGRVFPEFWVQTPIDGRPASVGNGTHFGFMANSREEVDAFYRAAIAAGATDDGAPGPRPQYGDPYYGCFIRDLDGHKIEASFWDMALAGGGFDSHSH, encoded by the coding sequence GTGAGCGACCAACCCAGCTATCCGCCCAGCTGCATTTCGCACATTTCCATCGGCACCAACGACTTCGCCCGCGCCAGGGCCTTCTATGACGCCGTGCTGCCCGCCCTGGGCTGCAGGACGATCATGCAGCACCCCGGCGCCGTGGCCTACGGCCGCGTGTTCCCCGAGTTCTGGGTGCAGACGCCGATCGACGGCCGCCCCGCCAGCGTCGGCAACGGCACGCACTTCGGCTTCATGGCCAACTCCCGCGAAGAGGTGGATGCCTTCTACCGTGCCGCGATTGCCGCCGGCGCCACCGACGACGGCGCACCGGGCCCGCGCCCGCAGTATGGCGACCCTTACTACGGCTGCTTCATCCGCGACCTGGATGGGCACAAGATCGAGGCATCGTTCTGGGACATGGCTCTGGCAGGCGGCGGTTTCGACAGCCACTCCCACTGA
- a CDS encoding YciC family protein, producing MNPISVLRDTWFFFTRHIGTLLPLCLPWIIVETLVQQQIDVATDSQNFAPWGMAAGLVFYPLYTASLILFLIDCGEGRERGVRELWNAALRLWPAFALLSALSSLLILVGLTLYVLPGIFFMIKMAFSEFLLVQRGNSPIDAMRESFRLTTGHFFLLLITALVILAPVWLAEGWITQVGQASPGLGVLLHSASGFFQLLVTVAAYRIFILGPGREGQEEREA from the coding sequence ATGAATCCCATCTCCGTCCTGCGCGATACCTGGTTCTTCTTCACCCGTCACATCGGCACGCTGCTACCGCTGTGCCTGCCGTGGATCATCGTGGAAACGCTGGTCCAGCAGCAGATCGACGTCGCCACCGACTCGCAGAACTTCGCTCCCTGGGGCATGGCCGCCGGGCTGGTGTTCTATCCGCTGTACACCGCCAGCCTGATCCTCTTCCTGATCGACTGTGGCGAGGGCCGTGAACGCGGCGTCCGCGAGCTGTGGAACGCGGCGCTGCGGCTGTGGCCGGCCTTCGCCCTGCTTTCGGCGCTGAGCTCGCTGCTGATCCTGGTCGGCCTGACGCTGTATGTGCTGCCGGGCATCTTCTTCATGATCAAGATGGCCTTCTCCGAGTTTCTCCTGGTGCAACGCGGGAACTCGCCCATCGACGCCATGCGCGAGAGCTTCCGCCTGACCACCGGGCACTTCTTCCTGCTGCTCATCACAGCGCTGGTGATCCTCGCGCCGGTCTGGCTGGCCGAAGGCTGGATCACCCAGGTCGGTCAGGCGTCCCCTGGGCTGGGCGTGCTGCTGCACTCGGCCAGCGGCTTCTTCCAGTTGCTGGTGACGGTCGCGGCGTACCGCATCTTCATCCTCGGCCCCGGACGCGAAGGGCAGGAGGAACGCGAGGCCTGA
- a CDS encoding DUF2076 domain-containing protein has translation MNSEEQSLIDGLFVRLRDAEAQTAPRDAQAEAQINRHLVRQPAAPYYMAQAMLIQEAAIKRLDQRVKELEAQARERRPSSGGFLAGLFGGGQGQEPRPAQAQQRPDGWGQTRFSQPGGSASYASNPNDFRPAQAASQGGGFMRGALQTAAGVAGGVMVADLLTSMFHHSQPQEIVEVIQEQPVQPEPSNFDDSPGDDTFADGDRYADNGFNDANYDDRGSFGDDSGFFGDDDSDLFS, from the coding sequence ATGAATTCCGAAGAGCAATCCCTGATCGATGGCCTGTTCGTCCGCCTGCGCGACGCCGAGGCGCAGACAGCGCCGCGCGATGCCCAGGCCGAGGCGCAGATCAACCGGCACCTGGTGCGGCAGCCGGCGGCGCCGTACTACATGGCCCAGGCGATGCTGATCCAGGAAGCGGCGATCAAGCGCCTGGACCAGCGCGTCAAGGAGCTTGAGGCCCAGGCCAGGGAGAGGCGTCCGAGCAGCGGCGGCTTCCTCGCCGGTCTGTTCGGCGGCGGCCAGGGCCAGGAGCCGCGCCCGGCGCAAGCGCAGCAACGCCCGGACGGCTGGGGGCAGACGCGCTTCTCGCAGCCCGGCGGCAGCGCCAGTTACGCCAGCAACCCCAATGACTTCCGGCCGGCCCAGGCCGCGTCCCAGGGCGGCGGCTTCATGCGCGGAGCCCTGCAGACCGCCGCCGGCGTGGCCGGCGGGGTGATGGTGGCGGACCTGCTGACCAGTATGTTCCACCACAGCCAGCCGCAGGAAATCGTCGAGGTGATCCAGGAGCAGCCGGTGCAGCCGGAACCTTCGAACTTCGATGACTCGCCAGGAGACGATACCTTCGCCGACGGCGACCGCTATGCCGACAATGGCTTCAACGATGCGAATTACGACGACAGAGGCAGCTTCGGCGACGACTCGGGCTTCTTCGGCGACGACGACAGCGACCTGTTCAGCTGA
- a CDS encoding LabA-like NYN domain-containing protein, whose translation MKTIALFADVQNLYYTVRQAYGCHFNYAALWAELSAQGTIVQAYAYAIERGDARQQQFQQILRNLGFTVRLKPYIQRADGSAKGDWDVGITIDILDAAPKVDEIVLASGDGDFDLLLERVRAGGTDATAYGVPGLTAQALIRAASRYVPIDGPLLLRH comes from the coding sequence TTGAAGACCATCGCCCTGTTCGCCGACGTGCAGAACCTCTACTACACCGTGCGTCAGGCCTACGGCTGCCACTTCAACTACGCCGCCCTGTGGGCCGAGCTGAGTGCCCAGGGCACCATCGTCCAGGCCTACGCCTACGCCATCGAGCGGGGCGATGCCAGGCAGCAGCAGTTCCAGCAGATCCTGCGCAACCTCGGCTTCACCGTGCGGCTCAAGCCCTACATCCAGCGCGCCGATGGCTCGGCCAAGGGCGACTGGGACGTGGGTATCACCATCGATATCCTCGACGCCGCGCCCAAGGTGGATGAAATCGTCCTGGCTTCCGGTGACGGCGACTTCGACCTGCTGCTCGAACGCGTCCGTGCCGGCGGCACCGACGCCACCGCCTATGGCGTACCCGGTCTCACCGCCCAGGCGCTGATCCGCGCCGCCAGCCGCTACGTGCCCATCGACGGCCCGCTGCTGCTGCGTCACTGA
- a CDS encoding DEAD/DEAH box helicase, with protein sequence MTFATLGLIDPLLRALDGLGYQNPTAVQAQAIPAVLKGRDLLAAAQTGTGKTAGFALPLLQKLLQEGPQVAANSIRALVLVPTRELAEQVHESFRAYGQHVPLRTAVAYGGVSINPQMMKLRKGVDVLVATPGRLLDLYRQNALKFTQLQALVLDEADRMLDLGFARELDEVFAALPRRRQTLLFSATFSDAIRQMARTLLLDPLTIDVAPRNTAAKTVKQHLLTVDKKRKAELFLHLLREQGWRQALVFAKTRKGVDELVDLLQREGIRADSIHGDKPQPSRLRALARFKAGEVDFLVATDVAARGLDIEEMPLVVNFDLPIVPEDYVHRIGRTGRAGASGQAISLVCADEVQQLAAIETLIGQTLQRQEEDGFEAEHRVPVTAPGGQVMKKPKKPKQPKVPEGKPGKVHLGALLDDKPQVKAVRKAPGFGLGGSRPSAGKPGGAGKPAGKRKPGNR encoded by the coding sequence ATGACCTTCGCCACCCTCGGCCTGATCGACCCTCTCCTGCGCGCCCTCGACGGGCTCGGCTACCAGAACCCGACGGCGGTCCAGGCCCAGGCCATCCCCGCGGTGCTCAAGGGTCGCGACCTGCTCGCCGCCGCCCAGACCGGCACCGGCAAGACCGCCGGTTTCGCCCTGCCGCTGTTGCAGAAGCTGCTGCAGGAAGGCCCGCAGGTGGCCGCCAATTCCATCCGCGCGCTGGTGCTGGTGCCGACCCGCGAGCTGGCCGAGCAGGTGCACGAGAGCTTCCGCGCCTATGGCCAGCACGTGCCGCTGCGCACCGCCGTGGCGTATGGCGGGGTCAGCATCAACCCGCAGATGATGAAGCTGCGCAAGGGCGTCGACGTGCTGGTGGCCACCCCCGGCCGCCTGCTCGACCTGTACCGGCAGAACGCCCTGAAATTCACCCAGTTGCAGGCCCTGGTGCTGGACGAAGCCGACCGCATGCTCGACCTCGGTTTCGCCCGCGAGCTGGACGAAGTCTTCGCCGCGCTGCCCAGGCGCCGGCAGACCCTGCTGTTCTCCGCGACCTTCTCCGACGCCATCCGCCAGATGGCCCGCACCCTGCTGCTCGACCCGCTGACCATCGACGTGGCGCCGCGCAACACGGCGGCGAAGACGGTGAAGCAGCACCTGCTCACCGTGGACAAGAAGCGCAAGGCCGAGCTGTTCCTGCACCTGCTGCGCGAGCAGGGCTGGCGCCAGGCGCTGGTGTTCGCCAAGACCCGCAAGGGCGTCGACGAACTGGTCGACCTGCTGCAGCGCGAAGGCATCCGCGCCGACTCGATCCACGGCGACAAGCCGCAGCCCTCGCGTCTGCGCGCCCTGGCGCGGTTCAAGGCCGGCGAGGTGGACTTCCTCGTCGCCACCGACGTCGCCGCGCGCGGCCTGGACATCGAGGAAATGCCGCTGGTGGTCAACTTCGACCTGCCCATCGTCCCCGAGGATTACGTGCACCGCATCGGCCGGACCGGCCGCGCCGGTGCCAGCGGTCAGGCGATCTCGCTGGTCTGCGCCGATGAAGTGCAGCAGCTGGCGGCCATCGAGACGCTGATCGGCCAGACCCTGCAGCGCCAGGAAGAAGATGGCTTCGAGGCGGAGCACCGGGTGCCCGTCACCGCGCCCGGCGGCCAGGTGATGAAGAAGCCGAAGAAGCCCAAGCAACCCAAGGTGCCCGAGGGCAAGCCGGGCAAGGTCCATCTCGGCGCGCTGCTGGACGACAAGCCGCAGGTCAAGGCGGTGCGCAAGGCGCCGGGCTTCGGCCTGGGCGGCAGCAGGCCGTCGGCCGGAAAACCCGGCGGCGCAGGCAAGCCGGCCGGGAAGAGGAAACCGGGCAACCGCTGA